One Ignavibacterium sp. DNA segment encodes these proteins:
- a CDS encoding PAS domain S-box protein, with protein MVFSELLYNLTILITLSTISGFFSARLRKQSLIAKITQGLLFGITAIIGMLYPFRLEEGLFFDGRTIVVGLCTFFFGPISGIISAALPIVYRLSIGGAGIKMGILTILSALIVGLFFYKYRQKSKPSEKFNLILIIAFSLIVHIIMLILTITLPIQIPPEVFSKISFAVIVVFPLVTLLIGKILTEQEQNIFMTNTLKEREKLFRTTLYSIGDGVITTDGSGIVVNMNNVAEQLTGWKETEAKGKHLTEVFNIVNEDTNLPVENPVDSVIRNGIIVGLANHTLLISKNGTKTPIADSASPIIDDTGNIIGVVLVFRDQTIDRMKEKQLIETTTKFSKLFNSASDSISLTDLKTEKIVDINLGFEKLLGYQKEDIIGKISSDIKLWADNSDRVTILNTIKTDGYISNIKTRFRRKNGEIVTVLLSGEIISFSNNSFIFITIRDITDFVIMQNALQANEIRYRSIINSLADLIIITDKNGLITFINPSVKKTLGYDESEMIGREPIEFVSDDYKELAKDELNKVAQGDNLGKPTLFIAICKNKSFCYLETIGINMLDNKAVNGLVLISRDVTERIKASNLEKESAKLFNDLVTNNADPILILNPDGITLFANSACHQLVDVDQTVNLIGQNITLFMPEEHAKKALEVIKQVINSDKPIISEYEIRTSKGQKKWISTASTKINFKGSFADLVTIRDITERKEIEESLRESEQNYKYLFENNPQPMFVYDKHTLQFLAVNDFTVFKYGYSREEFLSMTLYDIRPEDEFDKLDSYIFVSDQKIQQSGYWKHKSKDGKIFFVEIFSHSLNFKGKEARIVLANDVSGRKKIEDIIRSSEETYRLTAEQTGQIIYDYNLLNGEIKWAGAIELVTGYPYHEFLTDVSKDFYNYVHSDDKDYVVRTRKASISMGEKYRAEYRFRHKKGVFIYLEESGAIIKDENNTAVRMLGTLSNVTERRLAENQLRNLSRTVEQSPVSIVITDLEGNIEYVNPKFEEVSGYTFNEVIGKNPRILSSGTKPKIEYQQMWQTILSGKEWRGEFYNKKKNGELYWESASISPLLNENNEIFRFLAINEDITQQKKMTEELILAKEKAEEMNKLKSYFFANMSHELRTPFVGILGFAEILKENLKDTPEEEFVNQILKSSKRLTDTLNKILNITRIEFDKIDLKLKETDINILLKNLEAFYSSSAKLNNTEIITVLKEDDLKTITDPKLLEDILNNLISNAVKFTKNGSITLQAEKLLTDKENFLIIKVIDTGIGIPVEKQNLVWQEFRQASEGFNRSFEGTGLGLTITKKYVELLSGNISLSSEENNGTTFTITLPLKPDASIPVSTKAAIKPEPKLLPKKRASEKPKVLYVEDDVVALQFVSIILKAGYDVETAYNATEALKLVAVKQYNILMLDINLGAGMDGIQLLQEIRKIDYYKNIPAIAITAFAAESDRKEFLLKGFNKYISKPFVQKDLHQLLSSILNNPAKSNN; from the coding sequence ATGGTTTTTTCTGAACTGTTATACAACCTAACTATCCTGATAACATTAAGTACTATTTCAGGCTTTTTTAGTGCTAGATTAAGAAAACAAAGTCTTATTGCTAAAATTACACAGGGTTTATTATTTGGAATTACAGCAATAATTGGAATGTTATATCCCTTTAGACTTGAGGAGGGGCTTTTTTTTGATGGGCGAACAATAGTTGTGGGACTATGTACATTCTTCTTTGGTCCTATCTCCGGAATAATTTCAGCTGCTTTACCAATTGTTTATAGATTGAGTATTGGAGGTGCCGGAATAAAGATGGGAATTCTTACAATTCTATCTGCCTTAATTGTTGGACTGTTTTTTTACAAATACAGACAAAAGAGTAAACCTAGTGAAAAATTTAATCTGATATTGATTATTGCATTTAGTCTTATCGTGCATATTATAATGCTTATTCTAACTATTACATTGCCTATACAAATTCCGCCTGAAGTTTTTAGTAAAATTTCTTTTGCAGTTATTGTTGTATTTCCATTGGTTACTTTGCTTATTGGTAAAATTTTAACAGAGCAAGAACAAAATATTTTCATGACCAATACTCTGAAAGAGAGAGAGAAACTTTTCCGAACAACACTCTATAGTATTGGTGATGGAGTAATTACAACAGATGGTTCTGGAATTGTGGTAAATATGAATAATGTTGCAGAGCAATTAACAGGCTGGAAAGAAACAGAAGCAAAAGGTAAACACTTAACAGAAGTTTTTAATATCGTTAACGAGGACACTAATCTTCCTGTTGAAAATCCAGTTGATTCTGTTATCAGAAATGGTATTATAGTTGGTTTAGCTAATCATACTTTGCTAATTTCAAAAAACGGAACCAAAACTCCAATCGCTGACAGCGCCTCTCCGATTATAGATGACACCGGAAATATTATTGGTGTTGTACTTGTTTTCAGAGATCAGACAATTGACCGGATGAAAGAAAAGCAGTTGATTGAGACTACCACTAAGTTTTCGAAACTTTTTAATTCTGCTTCTGATTCAATAAGCTTAACCGACTTAAAAACAGAAAAGATCGTTGATATAAACTTAGGCTTTGAAAAATTACTTGGTTATCAAAAAGAAGATATTATCGGTAAAATATCATCTGACATAAAATTATGGGCAGATAACTCTGATAGAGTAACAATTTTAAATACCATTAAGACTGATGGTTATATTAGTAATATTAAAACCAGATTCAGAAGAAAGAATGGTGAAATTGTTACTGTGTTACTATCGGGCGAAATTATTAGTTTTTCTAATAATTCGTTTATATTTATAACAATTAGAGATATCACAGATTTTGTCATAATGCAGAATGCTCTGCAAGCTAACGAGATACGCTATAGATCTATCATTAACAGCCTTGCCGATTTAATAATTATAACTGATAAAAACGGATTGATTACATTTATAAACCCTTCTGTTAAAAAGACTCTTGGCTATGATGAGTCCGAAATGATTGGGCGTGAACCAATTGAGTTTGTAAGCGATGATTATAAAGAATTAGCCAAAGATGAACTTAATAAAGTAGCTCAAGGTGATAATTTAGGTAAACCGACATTATTTATAGCAATTTGTAAAAACAAGTCTTTTTGTTATCTGGAAACAATCGGTATTAATATGCTTGATAACAAAGCTGTAAATGGATTGGTATTAATCAGCCGCGATGTTACTGAACGAATTAAAGCAAGTAATCTTGAAAAAGAAAGCGCTAAACTGTTTAATGATTTAGTTACTAATAATGCTGATCCGATATTGATCTTAAATCCTGATGGTATCACATTATTTGCAAATTCAGCTTGTCATCAGCTTGTTGATGTTGATCAAACTGTCAATCTGATCGGACAAAACATAACTCTGTTTATGCCTGAAGAACATGCTAAAAAAGCGTTAGAAGTAATAAAACAAGTAATAAATTCTGATAAACCAATAATCAGTGAATATGAGATAAGAACTTCCAAAGGGCAGAAAAAGTGGATATCAACAGCGAGTACTAAAATAAATTTTAAAGGTTCCTTTGCTGATCTTGTTACAATAAGAGATATCACTGAAAGAAAAGAGATTGAAGAATCTTTAAGAGAAAGTGAACAGAACTACAAATACTTGTTTGAAAACAATCCTCAGCCAATGTTTGTATATGATAAACATACACTTCAATTTCTGGCAGTTAATGATTTTACAGTATTCAAATACGGATATTCGAGAGAAGAATTCCTTTCTATGACTTTATATGATATAAGACCTGAAGATGAATTTGATAAACTTGACTCTTATATTTTTGTTTCTGATCAGAAAATTCAACAATCCGGATATTGGAAACATAAAAGCAAAGACGGCAAAATCTTTTTTGTAGAAATATTTTCTCATAGTTTAAATTTTAAAGGTAAAGAAGCCCGTATAGTACTTGCAAATGATGTTTCTGGGCGGAAAAAAATTGAAGATATAATCAGAAGCAGTGAAGAAACATATCGTCTGACTGCAGAACAAACCGGACAAATAATCTATGATTATAATTTATTAAACGGAGAAATTAAATGGGCTGGTGCAATCGAACTGGTTACAGGTTATCCTTACCACGAGTTTCTTACAGATGTTTCTAAGGATTTCTATAATTATGTGCATTCGGATGATAAAGATTATGTAGTTAGAACACGTAAAGCATCTATTTCGATGGGTGAAAAATACAGGGCAGAGTATAGGTTCAGGCATAAAAAAGGAGTTTTCATTTATCTTGAAGAAAGCGGAGCAATAATTAAAGATGAAAATAATACTGCAGTCAGAATGTTAGGAACATTAAGTAATGTAACTGAAAGAAGACTTGCAGAAAACCAATTAAGAAATCTTTCTCGAACTGTTGAACAAAGTCCTGTTTCAATTGTTATAACTGATCTTGAAGGCAATATAGAATATGTAAATCCGAAGTTTGAAGAAGTATCTGGTTATACTTTTAATGAAGTTATAGGAAAAAATCCAAGGATACTCTCCAGTGGCACAAAACCCAAAATTGAGTATCAGCAAATGTGGCAGACAATTTTGAGCGGTAAAGAATGGCGCGGAGAGTTTTACAATAAAAAGAAAAACGGTGAATTGTACTGGGAATCGGCTTCTATATCTCCTCTATTAAATGAAAACAATGAAATTTTCAGATTCCTTGCTATTAATGAAGACATTACTCAACAGAAGAAGATGACTGAAGAACTTATTCTTGCAAAAGAAAAAGCTGAAGAAATGAATAAGCTTAAATCTTACTTCTTCGCAAATATGAGTCACGAATTGAGAACGCCTTTTGTTGGAATACTTGGTTTTGCAGAAATATTAAAGGAAAATCTGAAGGATACACCCGAAGAAGAATTTGTAAACCAGATTTTAAAATCTTCTAAAAGATTAACCGATACACTTAATAAGATTTTGAATATCACCAGAATTGAATTTGATAAGATAGATTTAAAATTAAAAGAAACTGATATAAATATATTATTAAAAAATCTGGAGGCATTTTACTCAAGCTCTGCTAAATTAAACAACACAGAAATTATAACAGTACTAAAAGAAGATGATTTAAAAACAATTACTGACCCAAAATTACTTGAAGATATATTGAACAATCTTATAAGTAATGCGGTTAAGTTTACTAAAAATGGCAGCATTACGCTACAAGCAGAAAAATTGCTGACTGATAAAGAAAACTTTTTAATTATTAAAGTAATAGATACAGGAATCGGAATACCAGTTGAAAAACAAAATTTAGTCTGGCAGGAATTCAGACAGGCAAGTGAAGGATTTAACAGATCATTTGAGGGTACAGGCTTAGGCTTAACTATTACAAAAAAATATGTAGAACTGTTATCCGGAAACATTTCTCTATCTAGCGAGGAAAATAATGGGACAACATTTACTATAACATTACCTTTAAAACCTGATGCTTCAATTCCGGTTTCTACAAAAGCAGCTATAAAACCTGAACCAAAGCTTCTGCCTAAAAAGCGAGCATCAGAAAAACCTAAAGTACTTTATGTTGAAGATGATGTTGTTGCACTGCAATTTGTAAGTATTATATTAAAAGCCGGCTATGATGTTGAAACTGCATATAATGCAACCGAGGCTCTTAAGCTTGTGGCTGTTAAACAATATAATATTTTGATGCTTGATATAAATTTAGGTGCTGGTATGGATGGCATTCAACTTTTGCAGGAAATCAGAAAAATTGATTATTATAAAAATATCCCAGCTATAGCTATAACTGCTTTTGCTGCTGAGTCTGACAGGAAAGAATTTCTATTAAAAGGTTTTAATAAATATATTTCAAAACCATTTGTTCAAAAAGATCTACATCAATTGTTAAGCAGCATTTTAAACAACCCAGCTAAATCCAATAATTGA
- a CDS encoding PAS domain S-box protein, with product MTFINDFYKNRITKISVIVITSILIVFIIFQYYNYQAEKIRLQNYQRLSAINKTKTAEILRWYKERIIEVDFMSTTQPVLSQFKKVLANPSDKQASNFIISTLTSIKVNHEYNDIVFSDTNGNVLISFDSSFKEFRASSKKIIKEVVDSRTIVKRDIYHNSKRQLTLDIFAPIIENNKVIAVLVQRNNPEKFVFPVLETFDMHNLETETFLFKKVNDSLKIISPLLLSNKFPHSISISLKDTASILTRGFLNADKLVEGYDYLGQRVIAEVDSIPGTNSFILSKVNYEFIMKDLNFEVFTISSIILLSFLLILVGLILIKKNRQSELYKGLFIKEKQLADSQKEFKTILYSIGDAVITTDKNGLITNMNSVAEKLTGWKETEASGKPLNRVFNVVSEDTNKSIPSPVEQVISEGKVVGLSNHTILINKSGKEIPIADSAAPITDENNLLKGVVLVFRDQTEKRAKERILFESNEKLAKIFNSSADSISLTDLDSGLLLECNDGFEKMFGYEKAELIGRTTLELGLWFYPEERQKLIEEIKSHGKIRNLEATGQRKSGEKFAGLLQGEIIVINGQTCILIFVRDITERKTIIENLKASEEKFKMLIEFAPDGFVHGDKAGNFITVNKRLSDLTGYTREELLNMNMKDLFSKDVLETNPLRYDALRRGETWRTERTISRKDGSEITIEMISKQMPDGTYQSFFSDLTEQKKAQKELKESEERFRKAFITNPDAININRLSDGKYILINNGFTSLTGYKENEVIGKTSAEINIWADINSRHKLVELLLKTNSVENFEAKFRLKDGTIKDGLMSATLIELNNELHILSITRDISDRKKAEQEIINTKLYYQKLIENAPDGIVLLTADGLPTYISPSAKKITGYPLNQNVFPHPDEIIHPDDLTGINTVIAELIKDPDEIKTIEYRFKNFDGDYIWVEGIFSNLLSDPNLNSIVVNLRDISFRKKVEEELLEKFRLEQQISRIAKTAPGGLCTFKLTPDKKISMPYVSDTWMQIWDITQEEVKEDAVSLYKRIHKDDAENISRSIQKSAEEMTDWFIEFRIIHPKKGIRWLEGHSTPTLESDGSIVWNGFISDITDRKILLTEITESEEKFRAIWENSIDAMRLVDKNGIIINVNESYCKLFGLQKEELIGRSLNVSYIISDNDHALLAYKDRFRNRTIKNEFDTELYLKNGQKIWAEFTNSFIEPKDKEAMLLSIIRDVTDRKQLINQLTDAKTKAEEMVRLKSYFFANMSHELRTPFVGILGFAELLKDLLSNSTERQYAEQILKSSKRLTDTLNKILNVTKLEFDKVEVNITEFDIIKILRNAEALYSSSAKSNNTIISTVTKEDSIKIKSDAKILEDIINNLISNAVKFTKNGSINLYAARIMTDNNLFVEIKVEDTGIGIPEEKQNLIWQEFRQVSEGFNRTFEGTGLGLTITKKYVELLSGSISLFSSENKGTTFTITLPLNLSAPALIIKKAPKEPESKFLPKRRTSEKPKILYVEDDVVALEFIKIVLKTSYDIETAFSAKEALEKTAIKEYDTLMFDINLGSGMDGLELMQKIRKNSYYRTIPIVAITAYAAESDKNEFLTKGFDYYISKPFTQGELHKLLKGIFNVG from the coding sequence ATGACATTTATTAATGATTTTTACAAAAACAGAATAACTAAAATATCTGTAATAGTTATAACCTCAATCCTGATTGTATTTATAATATTTCAATACTATAACTATCAAGCTGAAAAAATCAGGTTACAGAACTATCAACGTCTATCAGCAATAAATAAAACTAAAACTGCTGAAATACTTCGCTGGTATAAAGAAAGAATAATTGAAGTTGATTTTATGTCAACCACCCAACCGGTTTTATCTCAATTTAAAAAAGTATTAGCCAATCCTTCTGATAAGCAAGCCAGCAACTTTATCATAAGCACTTTAACTTCAATCAAAGTTAATCATGAGTATAATGATATTGTATTTTCAGATACAAACGGAAATGTTTTAATAAGCTTCGATTCATCATTTAAAGAGTTTAGGGCATCATCAAAGAAGATTATCAAAGAAGTTGTAGATTCCCGCACAATAGTTAAAAGAGACATCTATCATAATTCAAAAAGACAACTTACACTTGATATCTTCGCACCTATTATTGAAAATAATAAAGTAATTGCTGTCTTGGTTCAGAGAAACAACCCTGAAAAGTTTGTTTTTCCGGTTCTTGAGACTTTTGATATGCACAATTTAGAAACTGAAACTTTTTTGTTTAAAAAAGTCAATGATTCATTAAAAATAATCTCGCCATTACTATTATCTAATAAGTTTCCACACTCAATTTCTATTTCGCTAAAAGATACAGCTAGTATCTTAACCCGCGGGTTTTTAAATGCAGATAAACTTGTGGAAGGATATGATTATTTAGGCCAAAGAGTGATTGCCGAAGTTGACTCAATCCCTGGCACAAATTCGTTTATTTTGTCAAAAGTTAATTACGAATTTATAATGAAGGATTTGAATTTTGAGGTGTTCACAATCTCCTCAATAATTCTGCTTTCATTTCTCTTGATATTGGTAGGTTTAATATTAATCAAAAAGAACAGACAGAGCGAATTGTATAAAGGGCTTTTCATTAAAGAAAAACAATTAGCTGATTCTCAAAAAGAATTTAAAACAATTCTTTATAGTATAGGCGACGCTGTGATAACCACAGATAAAAACGGTTTAATAACAAATATGAACAGCGTTGCTGAAAAACTAACCGGCTGGAAAGAGACTGAAGCAAGTGGAAAACCATTAAACAGAGTATTTAATGTTGTTAGCGAAGACACCAATAAATCCATTCCCAGCCCTGTAGAACAAGTTATATCCGAAGGAAAAGTGGTAGGTCTTTCAAACCATACAATATTAATCAACAAATCTGGTAAAGAAATCCCTATTGCTGATAGTGCTGCACCTATTACAGATGAAAACAATTTATTAAAAGGAGTTGTTTTAGTCTTCAGAGATCAAACAGAAAAAAGAGCCAAAGAAAGGATCCTATTCGAAAGCAATGAAAAGCTAGCTAAGATTTTTAACTCCTCTGCCGATTCAATTAGTTTAACTGATTTAGATTCGGGCTTGCTTCTGGAATGTAATGACGGGTTTGAAAAAATGTTTGGTTATGAAAAAGCAGAGCTTATTGGAAGAACAACTTTAGAATTGGGTCTTTGGTTTTATCCGGAAGAACGACAGAAATTGATTGAAGAAATTAAATCACACGGAAAGATCAGAAACCTGGAGGCAACAGGTCAAAGAAAAAGTGGTGAGAAGTTTGCAGGGCTTTTACAAGGTGAAATAATTGTTATCAATGGTCAAACATGCATCCTGATATTTGTCAGAGATATTACTGAAAGAAAAACAATTATAGAAAACCTGAAAGCCAGCGAAGAAAAGTTTAAAATGCTTATAGAATTTGCACCAGATGGATTTGTTCATGGAGATAAAGCAGGCAATTTTATTACGGTTAACAAAAGGCTAAGCGATTTAACAGGTTATACACGTGAAGAACTTTTGAATATGAATATGAAGGATCTTTTTTCAAAAGATGTGCTAGAAACAAATCCTTTGCGTTACGATGCTTTGCGAAGAGGCGAAACCTGGAGAACCGAAAGAACAATAAGCAGAAAAGATGGTTCAGAGATTACTATCGAAATGATATCTAAACAAATGCCTGATGGAACTTATCAATCCTTCTTCAGTGATCTTACTGAACAAAAGAAAGCCCAAAAAGAATTAAAAGAATCAGAAGAGCGGTTCAGGAAGGCTTTTATTACCAATCCGGATGCTATCAATATAAATCGTCTTTCTGATGGAAAATATATTTTAATAAATAATGGATTCACTTCGCTAACCGGTTATAAAGAAAATGAAGTTATAGGCAAAACCTCAGCAGAAATTAATATATGGGCAGATATAAATAGCAGACACAAGCTTGTTGAATTACTTCTTAAAACAAATTCTGTTGAGAATTTTGAAGCAAAGTTCAGATTAAAAGACGGCACCATTAAAGATGGTTTAATGTCCGCCACACTTATTGAATTAAATAACGAACTGCATATACTTAGTATAACCCGGGATATTTCGGACAGGAAAAAAGCAGAGCAAGAAATTATAAATACAAAACTTTATTATCAGAAATTAATTGAAAATGCACCGGATGGAATTGTGCTTTTAACCGCTGATGGTTTACCAACATATATCAGCCCTTCAGCCAAGAAAATTACAGGATATCCGTTAAATCAAAATGTTTTCCCGCATCCTGATGAAATAATACATCCTGATGATCTGACAGGTATTAATACTGTAATCGCTGAACTGATAAAAGACCCTGATGAAATCAAAACTATTGAATACCGTTTCAAAAACTTTGACGGTGATTACATTTGGGTAGAAGGCATCTTCAGCAATTTACTTTCTGATCCAAACCTGAATTCAATAGTTGTAAACTTAAGAGACATTAGTTTTCGAAAGAAAGTTGAAGAAGAATTACTTGAAAAATTCAGACTGGAACAGCAGATAAGCAGGATAGCAAAAACAGCACCCGGCGGCTTATGTACGTTTAAATTAACCCCTGACAAAAAAATCTCTATGCCTTATGTAAGTGATACCTGGATGCAGATATGGGATATAACCCAGGAAGAGGTTAAAGAGGATGCTGTTTCTCTCTATAAAAGAATACATAAAGACGATGCAGAAAATATCAGCAGAAGTATTCAAAAGTCAGCTGAAGAGATGACTGACTGGTTTATTGAGTTCAGAATTATTCATCCCAAAAAAGGAATTAGATGGTTAGAAGGACACTCCACTCCTACTTTAGAATCAGACGGAAGCATTGTCTGGAATGGTTTTATTTCAGATATAACCGATAGAAAAATTTTATTAACAGAAATAACCGAGTCTGAGGAAAAATTCAGAGCTATATGGGAAAACTCAATTGATGCAATGAGACTGGTTGATAAAAATGGGATAATAATAAATGTCAATGAGTCTTATTGCAAATTATTTGGATTACAAAAAGAGGAACTTATCGGGCGCTCCTTAAATGTTTCTTATATTATATCCGATAACGATCATGCACTGTTAGCATACAAAGACCGTTTTAGAAATAGAACTATTAAAAATGAATTTGACACCGAACTTTATCTAAAAAATGGGCAAAAAATCTGGGCAGAGTTTACAAATTCTTTTATTGAACCAAAGGATAAAGAAGCAATGCTTCTTAGTATAATCAGAGATGTTACTGATAGAAAACAATTAATTAATCAGCTTACTGATGCAAAAACAAAAGCAGAAGAAATGGTAAGGCTTAAATCGTACTTCTTTGCAAATATGAGTCACGAATTAAGAACACCTTTTGTAGGAATACTTGGGTTTGCAGAGTTACTTAAGGATTTATTGAGCAACTCAACTGAACGACAATATGCAGAACAGATATTAAAATCATCTAAAAGACTTACGGATACATTGAATAAAATATTAAATGTAACAAAACTGGAGTTTGACAAAGTTGAAGTTAATATAACTGAGTTCGATATTATTAAAATCTTAAGGAATGCTGAAGCTTTATATTCAAGCTCTGCAAAAAGCAACAATACAATTATTTCTACCGTTACTAAAGAAGACAGCATTAAAATAAAGTCTGACGCCAAAATCTTAGAAGATATAATCAATAATCTTATTAGTAATGCAGTTAAGTTTACCAAGAATGGATCAATAAATCTTTATGCTGCCAGAATAATGACTGATAATAATTTATTTGTTGAGATAAAGGTTGAAGATACAGGAATTGGCATACCTGAGGAAAAACAAAATTTAATCTGGCAGGAGTTCAGGCAAGTCAGCGAAGGATTTAACAGGACTTTTGAGGGTACTGGTTTAGGACTTACTATTACAAAAAAATATGTTGAACTATTATCCGGAAGTATTTCTTTATTTAGTTCAGAAAATAAAGGGACTACTTTTACAATAACATTACCACTAAATCTTTCTGCTCCCGCTCTGATTATTAAAAAAGCACCAAAGGAACCCGAATCAAAATTTTTGCCCAAAAGGAGAACATCGGAAAAACCAAAGATACTTTATGTAGAAGATGATGTTGTTGCTCTTGAGTTTATTAAGATTGTATTAAAAACCAGTTACGATATAGAAACCGCTTTCAGTGCAAAAGAAGCCCTGGAAAAAACTGCTATTAAAGAATATGACACACTGATGTTCGATATTAATCTTGGCAGCGGAATGGATGGTTTGGAACTTATGCAGAAAATAAGAAAAAACAGTTATTATAGAACTATCCCGATTGTAGCTATAACTGCATACGCAGCAGAGTCAGATAAAAATGAGTTTTTAACAAAGGGCTTTGATTACTATATCTCAAAACCATTTACACAAGGAGAATTACACAAACTGCTGAAAGGGATATTTAATGTTGGTTAG
- a CDS encoding metal ABC transporter permease: MFEVFSIEFMQRALIAGVLVGFLSGYYGVFIVQRGLGFLGSGLAHAAFGGVALGVLLNQEPLWTAVPFTILVAIGITWVKDKTNLGGDTTIGIFFSVSMALGVIFIFLKRQYSSDAFNYLFGSILSVTITDILVPAVLIIITLLLFPFWKRWAYSSFDRELALADRIPVDLDDYLLSILISVTVVVSIKVVGIVLIAAFLVIPPAAARLISRSFSKMTLLSIITGTVTALIGLWVSYYLDVPSGATIILLQAFVFFFIMMIRKRN, translated from the coding sequence ATGTTTGAGGTTTTTTCAATAGAGTTTATGCAGCGTGCTTTGATAGCAGGTGTACTTGTAGGATTTCTTTCGGGTTATTACGGTGTGTTTATTGTACAAAGAGGATTAGGCTTTCTTGGCAGCGGTCTGGCGCATGCGGCTTTCGGCGGGGTTGCACTTGGTGTTCTGCTTAATCAGGAACCGCTTTGGACTGCAGTACCATTTACTATTTTAGTTGCTATCGGTATCACCTGGGTAAAAGATAAAACCAATCTTGGGGGTGATACTACTATTGGCATATTCTTTTCCGTATCAATGGCACTTGGAGTAATTTTTATTTTTCTTAAAAGACAATATTCAAGTGATGCGTTTAATTATTTATTTGGTTCTATTCTGTCAGTAACGATTACTGATATACTTGTCCCCGCTGTTTTAATTATTATCACCTTACTTTTGTTTCCATTCTGGAAACGATGGGCATACTCATCCTTTGACAGAGAACTTGCTCTTGCAGACCGCATCCCTGTTGACCTTGATGACTATTTGTTAAGCATTTTAATTTCTGTAACAGTTGTTGTTTCTATTAAAGTTGTCGGTATTGTTTTGATTGCAGCATTCCTGGTTATTCCTCCTGCTGCTGCCAGATTAATTTCCAGATCTTTTAGCAAAATGACATTACTTTCCATAATAACCGGAACTGTTACAGCACTGATCGGTTTATGGGTTTCATATTATCTTGATGTGCCAAGCGGGGCAACAATTATTTTACTTCAGGCATTTGTTTTCTTTTTTATAATGATGATAAGGAAAAGAAACTGA
- a CDS encoding metal ABC transporter ATP-binding protein has translation MIPVIEINNLSFNYGEIKVLEDINLTVSENSFVSIVGPNGAGKSTLMKILLGLVKYTNGDVKIFGNNPDKVDPSLIGYVPQIKTMDRSFPALAIELVLSGITRRWTWMIKAEHRKKALEALSLVNADKLANRTLSELSGGELQRVCLARSIVRKPKLVVLDEPASGIDAIGEADLYNLLESYQQKSGATILMITHDWHVANHHSDFVLLLNRKQVSFGPPAESLSEQNLRFAFGHIGHIHKNKILN, from the coding sequence GTGATTCCGGTAATTGAAATAAATAATTTATCATTTAACTATGGCGAAATAAAAGTACTGGAAGATATTAATCTTACTGTATCTGAAAATTCTTTTGTATCGATTGTAGGACCGAACGGTGCCGGTAAATCAACTTTGATGAAAATACTATTAGGATTGGTTAAATATACAAATGGTGATGTAAAAATTTTCGGAAACAACCCGGATAAAGTTGATCCTTCATTAATTGGTTATGTTCCTCAGATCAAAACAATGGATAGATCTTTTCCTGCCTTAGCGATTGAACTTGTTTTATCCGGTATTACAAGAAGATGGACTTGGATGATAAAAGCCGAACACAGAAAAAAAGCACTGGAGGCATTATCACTTGTAAATGCAGATAAACTTGCAAACAGAACGCTTTCAGAACTTTCAGGCGGTGAATTACAAAGAGTATGTCTTGCACGCAGCATTGTAAGGAAACCAAAACTTGTCGTACTTGATGAACCAGCTTCAGGCATTGACGCAATAGGTGAAGCTGATCTGTATAATCTGCTTGAGTCATATCAGCAAAAATCCGGTGCTACAATTCTTATGATTACACACGACTGGCATGTTGCTAACCATCATTCTGATTTTGTTTTATTATTAAATCGTAAACAGGTAAGCTTTGGTCCTCCGGCAGAATCCTTAAGTGAGCAGAATTTACGATTTGCATTTGGTCATATTGGGCACATTCATAAAAATAAAATTTTAAATTAA